A genomic region of Zea mays cultivar B73 chromosome 6, Zm-B73-REFERENCE-NAM-5.0, whole genome shotgun sequence contains the following coding sequences:
- the LOC100282879 gene encoding uncharacterized protein has protein sequence MSAVVCGKRSSSIFADELLPPSPSSPHSSHQPAAKRSRRSPSHRGGSDGLRPEALVDYLLALFPDMDPQLLEKALEASGDDLDSAIKSLNLLRLESAEAILSSTGFKPENCLQTAIQPSLEGIPNGGVDTATEHPPSVDNYQTSYNGSEWVELLVTEMRNASDINDARARASRALEALEKTIVERAGAEATQNLHKENMMLKEQLTVVLRENSVLKRAVAIQHERQKEFDERSHEVQNLKQLVLQYQEQVRTLEMNNYALTMHLKQAQQNSSIPGRFNPDVF, from the exons ATGTCTGCGGTAGTCTGTGGCAAGAGGTCCTCCTCCATCTTCGCCGACGAGCTCCTCCCGCCGTCTCCTTCCTCCCCTCACTCCTCCCACCAGCCGGCGGCCAAGAGGTCCCGCCGCTCCCCCTCGCACCGCGGCGGCTCCGACGGACTCCGACCGGAGGCGCTCGTCGACTATCTACTTGCCCTCTTCCCCGACATGGATCCACAG TTGCTTGAAAAAGCTCTGGAAGCATCTGGAGATGACTTGGATTCTGCAATAAAAAGTTTGAATTTGCTGCGCTTAGAGTCAGCAGAAGCTATCTTGTCATCGACTGGTTTCAAACCTGAAAATTGTCTGCAAACAGCAATTCAGCCTTCTCTTGAAG GTATTCCTAATGGTGGTGTGGATACGGCTACAGAACATCCGCCTAGCGTAGATAATTACCAGACAAGCTATAATGGCTCTGAATGGGTTGAGCTATTAGTCACAGAGATGAGAAATGCTTCTGACATAAACGATGCACGGGCTCGTGCGTCAAGAGCTCTGGAGGCTTTGGAGAAAACGATTGTAGAGCGTGCAGGAGCTGAAGCTACACAAAACCTGCATAAG GAAAACATGATGCTCAAGGAGCAGTTGACTGTTGTTCTGCGAGAGAACTCCGTGCTGAAGCGGGCAGTCGCCATTCAGCACGAGCGCCAAAAGGAGTTCGACGAGAGGTCTCACGAGGTCCAGAACTTGAAGCAACTTGTTCTGCAGTACCAGGAGCAAGTTAGGACTCTAGAG ATGAACAACTACGCCCTCACAATGCATCTCAAGCAGGCTCAACAGAACagctccatacctgggcgtttcaACCCTGATGTTTTCTAA
- the LOC100275374 gene encoding uncharacterized protein LOC100275374, whose product MAATTVASRKRGTAAFLDDPFSFPGDLPCLQTKRGRCSSSIVAADLGLSFPLEFDPVEALHLIFPGEDRQVLQNHLQASGNVLDAAIRAYKDYLAERSKESASAINYVPSDNEEGDSILSESESDVYLKEETIPTNCSGWAEVIVKEMSSASDLTDAKNRAFKILKLFEKSADRSSSPDEKREVNKEHEIVKQMLGSLLHQNGVLKRAFLIQHNRLKEYQEMVQERSQFNQILEKYREQIKALEEKNSALSFHLQNMNQCRNTYWHHNPDVF is encoded by the exons ATGGCGGCGACGACTGTGgcaagccggaagcgagggacgGCGGCCTTCCTCGATGACCCCTTCTCCTTCCCCGGCGACCTGCCGTGCCTGCAGACGAAGCGCGGCCGGTGCTCGTCGTCGATTGTTGCcgccgacctcggcctcagcttCCCGCTGGAGTTCGACCCGGTCGAGGCACTCCATCTCATCTTCCCGGGCGAGGATCGGCAG GTTCTACAAAACCATTTACAAGCGTCAGGAAATGTCCTGGATGCTGCGATCAGAGCATACAAAGATTATTTGGCAGAAAGAAGCAAAGAATCTGCTTCTGCCATCAACTATGTTCCATCCGACAACGAGGAAGGAGATAGCATTCTATCTGAATCTGAATCTGATG TTTACCTAAAAGAAGAAACCATTCCCACCAATTGCTCTGGATGGGCTGAGGTCATCGTCAAGGAGATGTCCTCTGCTTCGGATTTGACCGATGCCAAGAACCGCGCCTTCAAGATACTCAAACTGTTTGAGAAATCGGCTGACAGGAGCAGTAGCCCAGATGAAAAGAGAGAAGTGAACAAG GAGCACGAGATAGTGAAGCAGATGCTAGGATCCCTGCTCCACCAGAACGGCGTTCTGAAGCGCGCGTTCCTCATACAGCACAACCGACTCAAGGAGTACCAAGAGATGGTGCAGGAGCGGTCTCAGTTCAACCAGATTCTCGAGAAGTACCGGGAGCAAATCAAGGCGTTAGAG GAGAAGAACAGTGCCTTGTCATTTCATCTTCAAAATATGAACCAGTGCAGAAACACCTATTGGCATCACAATCCAGATGTCTTCTAA
- the LOC103629710 gene encoding zealexin A1 synthase-like: MAMAALPVHPFLLLPLVAVISFLWLRLAALSRRGSGPRLPPSPWALPLIGHLHHFAGALPHRAMRDLAARHGPVMLLRLGGLPVVVASSADAAREVMKTRDLEFATRPVTRMVRLAVPEGAEGIIFAPYDDRWRQIRKICTVELLSARRVQSFRPVREEEVWRLVRSVAAAAPSARAVNLSELLAVYAADSSVRATIGSRFKDRDTFLSMLQRGLELFANMSLPDFYPASRLALLVSRMPGRMKRHRQEVVAFMDAMVQEHAESRVPDGDDDKEDFLDVLLRIQREGDLQIPLTTDNIKSVVGDMFAGGSETPATALQWIMAELMRNPRVMKKAQDEVRQAVAAAGRQRVTEDDLSNLRYMHLVIKEGLRLHPPLPLLLPRECRSSCQVQGFDVPAGTMVFVNAWAIARDPSHWDRPEEFVPERFESSSVDFKGTDFDYLPFGAGRRMCPGMAFGLVSMELALASLLYHFDWELPPGMTAADVDMTEKMGVTARRLHHLLLVPSARVPVT, translated from the exons ATGGCAATGGCGGCGCTTCCGGTCCACCCattcctcctcctccccctcgtGGCCGTCATCTCCTTCCTGTGGCTCCGCCTTGCAGCTTTGTCCCGTCGAGGCAGCGGCCCGCGGCTTCCCCCATCGCCGTGGGCGCTCCCGTTGATCGGCCACCTGCATCACTTCGCGGGCGCGCTTCCGCACCGCGCCATGCGTGACCTCGCGGCGCGCCACGGGCCGGTGATGCTGCTCCGCCTTGGCGGGCTCCCCGTCGTGGTCGCCTCCTCCGCGGACGCCGCCCGCGAGGTGATGAAGACGAGGGACCTCGAGTTTGCGACGCGCCCCGTGACGCGGATGGTCCGGCTGGCCGTCCCCGAGGGCGCGGAGGGGATCATCTTCGCGCCCTACGATGACAGGTGGAGGCAGATCCGCAAGATCTGCACCGTCGAGCTGCTCAGCGCCCGGCGCGTCCAGTCCTTCCGCCCCGTCCGCGAGGAGGAGGTCTGGCGGCTCGTCCGCtccgtggcggcggcggcgccgagcGCGCGGGCGGTGAACCTGAGCGAGCTGCTGGCCGTGTACGCCGCCGACTCCTCGGTGCGCGCCACGATCGGGAGCCGGTTCAAGGACCGGGACACGTTCCTGTCCATGCTGCAGCGCGGGCTCGAGCTGTTCGCTAACATGAGCTTGCCGGACTTCTACCCAGCGTCGCGCCTCGCCCTGCTCGTCAGCCGGATGCCGGGCCGGATGAAGCGGCACCGGCAGGAAGTGGTCGCGTTCATGGACGCCATGGTCCAGGAGCACGCGGAGAGCAGAGTACctgacggcgacgacgacaagGAAGACTTCCTCGACGTGCTGCTGAGGATTCAGAGGGAGGGAGACCTGCAGATTCCGCTCACCACCGACAACATCAAGTCAGTGGTCGGG GACATGTTCGCCGGAGGCAGCGAGACGCCTGCGACGGCACTGCAGTGGATCATGGCCGAGCTCATGAGGAACCCGAGAGTGATGAAGAAGGCGCAAGATGAGGTCCGGCAAGcggtcgccgccgccggccggcagAGAGTGACAGAGGACGACCTCAGCAACCTGCGCTACATGCACCTGGTCATCAAGGAGGGCCTTCGGCTCCACCCACCCTTGCCGCTCCTGCTCCCACGGGAGTGCCGGAGCTCGTGCCAGGTCCAGGGGTTCGACGTGCCGGCGGGCACGATGGTGTTCGTGAACGCGTGGGCGATCGCTAGGGACCCCAGCCACTGGGACAGGCCTGAGGAGTTCGTGCCTGAGAGATTTGAAAGCAGCAGCGTCGACTTCAAGGGGACGGACTTCGACTACCTACCGTTCGGGGCAGGACGAAGGATGTGCCCGGGCATGGCGTTTGGGCTCGTGAGCATGGAGCTTGCGCTCGCTAGCCTCCTCTACCATTTTGACTGGGAGCTGCCGCCTGGGATGACGGCCGCGGATGTAGACATGACCGAGAAGATGGGGGTCACGGCTCGACGGCTCCACCACCTCCTGCTTGTCCCCTCCGCCCGAGTGCCCGTGACCTAG